The following coding sequences lie in one Phyllopteryx taeniolatus isolate TA_2022b chromosome 4, UOR_Ptae_1.2, whole genome shotgun sequence genomic window:
- the cant1b gene encoding soluble calcium-activated nucleotidase 1b: protein MSAFGIAIRGLPSALSSMTQAVTSDSRFKPKWRAIAVATLLALVLMLYMHRTGRDGDAPVSHSYRNSLQMYHQAEGNMFRDIHRQTMPRLSQLQKREKPYNDTYPLSLPVKTNNGIRYRIGVIADLDTASRSPKDQMWFSYMKKGHLTVSESADRLDVEWDEEMITLESHLAEKGRGMELSELVAFNGHLYSVDDRTGVVYRIDGRQAVPWVILPDGDGSVSKGFKAEWLAVKDERLYVGGLGKEWTTTTGEVVNHHPEWVKVVGYHGDVEHKNWVPYYNALRSAAGIKPPGYLIHESAAWSERLQRWFFLPRRASHERYEETADERRATNLLLSCQADFRNIATRYIGPLNPTHGFSSFKFVPDTDDQIVLALKSEEVAGQIASYIIAFTLDGRVLMPETKIGDVKYEGLEFI from the exons ATGAGCGCTTTTGGCATCGCCATCCGAGGCCTCCCCTCGGCCCTGTCATCCATGACGCAAGCTGTTACCTCGGACTCCCGCTTCAAGCCCAAATGGCGGGCAATCGCTGTGGCCACCCTGCTGGCTTTAGTGCTCATGTTGTACATGCACCGCACGGGACGGGACGGAGACGCTCCAGTCAGCCATTCCTACCGCAACAGTTTGCAAATGTACCATCAGGCTGAAGGCAACATGTTCCGGGACATTCATAGACAAACTATGCCAAGACTGTCCCAgctgcagaaaagggaaaaacCTTACAATGATACCTACCCTCTAAGTCTGCCTGTGAAGACCAACAATGGCATCAGGTACCGCATAGGAGTCATTGCAGACCTGGACACAGCATCACGTAGCCCGAAGGACCAGATGTGGTTCAGCTACATGAAAAAGGGTCACTTGACTGTTTCAGAAAGTGCCGACAGACTGGATGTGGAATGGGATGAGGAGATGATCACACTAGAGAGTCATCTCGCAGAGAAAGGACGAG GTATGGAGCTGTCTGAGCTGGTGGCGTTTAATGGGCATCTGTACAGTGTGGACGACCGCACGGGCGTGGTGTACAGGATTGACGGCAGGCAGGCGGTCCCTTGGGTCATACTGCCTGATGGCGATGGATCTGTTTCCAAAG GCTTCAAAGCGGAGTGGCTTGCAGTGAAAGACGAGCGCCTATATGTTGGCGGTCTTGGCAAAGAGTGGACCACCACCACTGGAGAGGTTGTTAACCACCACCCAGAGTGGGTGAAAGTCGTTGGTTACCATGGTGATGTCGAGCATAAGAACTGGGTGCCATATTACAACGCCCTGCGGAGCGCCGCCGGGATTAAACCACCAG GCTACCTTATCCATGAATCTGCAGCATGGAGTGAGCGGCTTCAACGTTGGTTCTTCCTGCCTCGGCGCGCCAGTCACGAGCGCTACGAAGAGACCGCGGATGAGCGGCGTGCTACCAATCTACTGCTGTCCTGCCAGGCGGATTTTAGAAACATAGCGACGCGGTACATTGGGCCTCTGAACCCCACCCACGGCTTTTCCTCATTTAAATTTGTTCCAGACACAGACGATCAGATTGTTCTGGCTCTGAAATCCGAGGAGGTTGCGGGACAGATCGCCTCCTACATAATTGCGTTTACGCTCGACGGCCGGGTGCTGATGCCCGAGACCAAGATCGGAGATGTGAAGTACGAAGGCCTggagtttatttaa